The DNA window CAGTATTtcctttttatgatttttttttttttttttacattgaccCATCTAGGTGACACCGGGTCTCTGCACTGAATCGCACTGGCACTCAATGGGATAATGTATAACTCTTGATAAGATTTCATCATTGATCCACCATAGCCATACCTTTCTTAGTTTTGTGTGTTACTGTGAAATGTCCAAGAGCCTCAAGATGTTTGCAACTTATTTTAGTAGCTACCCTAGCTAAGTTAAGACTGGAAAAATGCATCTTTACAAAACTCTGCAATTAAAATCAAGATTTAATTGTACATGTTGCAGACTTTTCAGAGACAAACCCCTCATGAAGGACTACATTTAGATGGATCAATAATATTACAAACATCAGCATCATCCCTGCTGCATGTTGCTCTGATGCAAGAGACTCAATGGATACACATGTGGGTCCACACGAAGCAGCTGCATGCAACTGCAGCGACTTGCAACAACCAACAGGAAGTGATTAATGCAAGAATATTAACCTCAAGACATCCACTGGTTTCCAGCTAATTCACTTCAGTATAAAACCAACTTGCAGAGACATATGCATTACTTCCTATATTCTGAAACCTTTTTTGTGTTGAAGTAACATTATCATCTAATTGTAATGGAGCAGCAAGTTGAGACTGATCCCTGAGCTGTCAGTGCATTCAAAGACACTTAAAAAGGCTAGAGAGCTCCCTCCCACAACATATTCATTTTCTCATGATTTGTCTTCTGTGTGTCATTTTCTGGCAGGATGTCTCCTGAATTAACTGCTTTTTGGCATTCAACCATCGACTGTCCGCTGTCAAGAGAGTCCTTGAATGCACCACTAAGGAGTTTTCAAAAGGGCCTCTTTTCTAGCTAAATTACCATGCAACAGTGCAAGACTTTAAAACCCAAAAAGTCTAGATGGATCATTACCTCAGGCACTTTTTGAGTCTCTGCAAGTTGATTGTGATTTCGTTCCTAAATGAATGTAAACAAATACCTGGCTACCCAGGAGGTGATCAATGTACAAGTTATGCTGGGGGAAAACAGTTGGTAATAACTTGAAATAAACACAATTTGTTGCTAATGGACTGAAAACTGCAAAACAATTGGTGTGgtctcttaaaggaatactacaCGCGCTaagtgatcatttgtatataaaTTACTCAGCATGTGTTAACTTCAATTTGTGAAGTAAaccttgtttttctcacatgcctccgcAATGAATGAAGAATACAAAAAGGCAAATGTTCTTCAAGTCATaggggaccatgtttaacaacagcaaaactacagcagaacatctgttcacaaactcttacacaacttgtgcaggataacccaagtctcatttatccagtcatacgaccagtgcttcccaaacacatgtattatATCTTAACATTATGATCCAAAACACGTCAGTACATACAGTCTCATGCACAGTCATATGCCTGAGCATGCACATGCACGTGAACTTTGCTCAAGCAGAGCTCATGTGCACGCACATGCTCAGGTACATTACCTGTAGGCGAAAGTATTTTATAGTTAAACTTTTTTGTAAGAAATGCATGTGCTTGTAAGTACTGAGAATATAACTggacaaatgagacttggattatccTGCACAGGTTGTGTTAGAGTTTGTGAATGgatgttttcatatagttttgctgtggtCATAGGTTATCTTCTAATTCATGAAGAgtatttgccttttttgggatgcagttttcttcacaaattcaaggttaCACACGGTGACAAACCGATGCACCAATGGTCATTTTGCGGGTGAAGTGTTCTTTTAAAAGGCCATATAAAGCTTCAGCTAAAACTGTAAGAGTCACAGTAGAGGGAGATGGTGCAGAAAAATGCAACATGTAATCTGcctgtaatgtaaaaaaaaaaaataataattagatcACCGCATTTCACCTTACACATATTTAGACAGCAATAAACACTAAGACAAGCAGAGGTGTTCAAGTAGAGTTTTCATAATGCAGACAAAGGCTATCTGAGGCAAAACAGGCCACCAGGTAGGTAGGTATCAACCTGAGCAGAGATGCATCAGCTGAGAGACAATAtgcaaacagactgaaaacttgtTCTCTGAAAAGCAGAACATTGCCATGGGGAGAATCCGTCTGTCTAGCTGGCACAAGCACATgtacctgtttgtgtgtgtgtgctgtccaGCTCTAGCTTCTCCAAAAAACAAGGATGTGGGAGGTTCATAGAGATAGATGAGAATAGAGCAGAAAATCCCTGTTTTTCTGTTCCCATTGTGACCACTGCAGCAGGCTAACTTTCATATACATAAACCAACCTGGAAACATGAACTGAGCTGAGGAAAAGTTTTGCAGTTTATGACCCAACAAAGAGTGGAGTGGTGTGACGCATAAAGAAGAATTGAGGATTTCTGGATTTAACTGCTTTGGGCGCCATACACATGCCATGtttttttgcgccctcaaatcCATTGTGTTCTACGTAGAACACAAAAGCAATGCCATCGCAACATGCAAGTGTTCCTGAGTGCCCTGTTTTTCAGGATGCGACAACTGCACCCcgagataaacaaagttaaacttttggaatgcagcagtgcataccgcatgtcatgtgaaaTGAACAAACAATCACAGACGCCAGATTTCCTTCCattcttccgtaaatatcaaTCTCGGAAATACGGaaaagaagttgatcattttagcgCTGGGCTACTCAGAGTTTTACATCGGTCCCACTGAAAGTATTTTAGGTCCACACACTTGAAAACAATACCTGGCCGTTCTGGTAAGCAGGCTTTGATACAGAGCTGGTTATGGTCGCTTTGCAACCTCAAACGTATCCTGCCTCAGGGCTCTTGAAAATTGGCACAAAGTAGGCACATGAGTAGCAGCCCCTTTCCAAGCAGTTGAAGACGCGGCATGCGCACAAGCCCTTACATCTGTATTGCTAAGTTCTCAAATTCTTTTTATTAAATGAAAATGCCAGCTCAGTGTGGACGTAGGCTAAAACTGAGTTATCATACGAGTGAGTGTGACACATAGTTGTCACCATGACACCTATCAACAGTTGTATTTTCTGTTGAACTAGTCAAATGATCAAGCCTAACAATTCAATGCCCTTTCTTTTCATTCTGTTATTATGGGGAGGTTAGGACTGTAAAAGTCTGCTCCCcccacaacaaacatggcaatgCCTCAACAATGTGTTCAGCTTGTAATCCTTCCcaataaagaaaagaagaaaatcacaatgagaaacattttcaaatagggttagtttgtgtgtctgttaggTACGTACGTAGGGAGCACCTGCGTTTGTTCCTGAGTTTCTTCCTCTTGTTGAGTCCGGCCTTGGAGGGGGACTCCTCCTTGAGTTTGGCCTGGCTGGACATTTTGGAAGAGCTCTGCTGGCTGAAGTGGCTGGGGACGTGGCGAGCTAAACCTCCTTGGGAAGCAAAGCTGGCGTTGCAGCCACCAACTACACACTGCAGCAGAACACGAAAACAAAgaccattttgtttgtttgctgcttAACAGGGCCCGATGACAACCTTTTAAGCAAACTACTaactaattttattttagttttgggCATGGTAGAGTAGGTATTGGTACTTAAATGCATTCATTGACACATATCATCACCAACATACACAAAGGAAACTGtcctctgatgatgatgatgatgatgatgatggctcAGACTAGATATTGATACTATAAACATTACTCATAAACAGTCTATCACTTAGCAAAATTCATTGATCATCAGAACTtggagagagagctgcagaTGTTCATTGTATCTGAGTTAcaatttagtgtttttttttttttttttaccttgaagGGCTTATCTCCACTGTGGGTCAACATGTGCCTCTGGAGCCAACTCTGACTGGTGGACGGTGTGTTATACACCTTACAGCCCttccacagacacacaaacacctgagggacaaagagagacataaagagaggagaaggaaaatagaaaaagaaaatggaaaaaagtggGACAGAGTGAAAATAGAGGTTAGCTATCAAAACAGCTTTGAGGGGAGTTGTTGGACAGAGACACTATGGGAGATTTCTCAAATTATATACATCCTCGTCCTTACTTCCACTCTCTGGAGTGTGGAGACTTTCTTGGATGCAGCCTACAGGTGGAAGAGGTTCAAGTGTTCTCTTGTATTTCTTTTCGTCTTTAGTTAAGAAATAGAAAATGTCAATGTGTGAACCTAAATCAatgtgttaaacacacatttttgcaTTGCACATGTTCTCCGTACTTCATACTGAccatattttataatatatccTCTTCTTTTTAAACACTGTTTAACTCGTTTTgttttaaagcatattttacTTTCTATTATAATCCCCAACTTTGTTTTCTTCTAATGTTAAAGCAAATTCCTTGAACGTGAAAACCTACTTGATAATAAAACTGTTTCCGATTCTATGTCCCTAAGGAATGATTACTGTGTACAATATAGTGTACTTATGTTACTCTTGGACTGGTGCAGGCTTGTATGACCAGACAGTAGTAAATAAGCATGAGCATGGTGCCAGTGTGCGTGGCTAATCGTGGCCTctcatgtgtctgtgtatgttcaTGTATGTGCATGTACTGTGTGTGGGCACATGTACTTATTTGCTTGTCTGTATACATATACtctattttttatgtttctctAGATGGCTGCTCTCCAGGTCAGGGTGGGTGGGTTGTTCGTTTGGAGTGGGAGAAAAGGAAAAATGGAAATATCATTCCAAGTATATATTTAATGTGTTAAGTAAATACTtactgtatttttgtacttgttTGCgtttccaaataaaaaaatattaatttaaaaaaaaaaaaaaccaaaaaaaaaaaaccaactgtTTCCGATTCTGACCATCACAGctgatttattttgtaaaactgTCTTGACTTTGCAGGCAGAaacttaaaaaatattgtttgtttaccaCAGCTTTGTACATAAGGTATATTCTGAGTGCTTATTGATTTAATGATGCTGCCAACTAGGTGGCATGAAGTATTGAGCaatcaataaactctggcagttcacataaaaccacaaaaaataaatttatcACTTAGTTACAAGCCATCTAAAAGGTATCAAAAAGCATTACATTCAAGTATGTCAGACCTTTTCAGGATATCTTAAACCACATTTCAGACAGATATTTGGtcaaatcatctttttcttatcTAAAAATTGCACACATGTAGTATATATGCAATACCCTGCAGAGGTAGGTTTAATGTGGGAATATGGTAATTAGAGTTTGTGaagttaatctacattttgccaacaggtaagtgcaaatataaagtaaaaagacagtctTAGATTCAGTGGCATGTTTAAAGATTCATATCAACATAGTGTGGACTATCATGCAGAAGattttgactcattttgacaaagacattaaaagacagttaaattaaattagataaaaatGTTTGAGGCAATTATGAcctaacaaattaaaaaattttaaattaaagccTAATCAACAACTTTTTAAAGGATTCTTTTAGGCTTTTATTGCCTTTATTACAGTACAGCTAAAGAGTGACAGGAAAAGGTTAGAGaatggggatgacatgcagcaaagggctgcaggttgAAATCAAACCTAGGCTGCTGCAAAAGAATCAGCCTACTTGCAAAGGACATTCTCCTGGCTGAGCTAGAGGCCAACCCTTTGAAAACTTAAGGGgtaatatttattaaaaattttaatttaagacattttaagacttaaggacctgcagacaccctgaatTACTTAGCTCTAATGGTATCTAGCAATGCAGAAcggtttagtttttgttttccagGTTTTAAGATGGAAATCTGCCTCCACCCCGATGAAATGGAGGTGAAGGTTATGTCATTTGTAGTTTTCAGAACATTGACAAActatttttgaaaatgttcGACAGCAGCATCTCTTTTCAAAAACAGTGCGCTTGCTACTCCAGATAATTCACAGAATGCACTGTGGACAGTTCTCAAAGGGAGTATTTTTAAGCAGAAAGCAGCTTCAGTGCCTTTCAGCGATTTAAACCAACCCTTTAATAGTCAATGGGTGTACGCAGTCCGACTGCAGCAAATCATTCAACTCTGTCTTTGGTGTCTGGACTGTCAATGTTAAGCTACAGCAAAAAGGGACATTGTCTTGCCTGGCTACCTGTCGGACAGAATAAAGGAGATCAAAACGAAGCTTGTCCAAAAGTTTAAAATCTACTGACCCCTCCTCTCTGCCCATCCACGTGAATGCCCCTGATGTGCTCGGCCAGATCAGGACTTGAGTTGAAGTACTGGGGACAGAGGTCCCAGCAGCAGGGGTAAGCCACTGTCTTAGTCCCAGAGGAGCTGGAGCTGCCCTGTCCGTTCATCATAGCTGGGGTGGAGCGCCCGCTTGACCCCATGCTCTCCATCTCCATCAAGGTACTGCTGATACTGAGAGATGAGAGGGTGgtagagagtgagtgagagggaAAATACAGTCCCATTGTTGTAAAACATGTGTACCAAGGCCATGCAGAATATCTTCCTATCTTAGATGAGGCTTTGCACAGCCATGAAGAACAGGTGCAGATATTACAAGCCACATTAAATAGTCAGTACGCGTGAAAGCCTTCAGGCTGCAACTGATTTTTCACGCATGCCACTTTTATCACTTATGCCAAATCAATTATACTGCCACATTCAATGGTCATAGCATTATATTATTAATTTGCTGTGCTGTCAACATCACCAAAGGGCTCACAAGCAATAGTTTACTCATCAGTCATTCAACAACTAACTGCTACTTGTTACACTTACCAATGTTTTGGTCAGTTTTATGAATGGGATCAGTAGTTACGTTTCAATAACTGTAATTTACCCCAGGATGTTTGACCTTCAGTGTACAGAATGTGCAGCTGTTTTTCTATGAATCAACTGAAGGTTAAGTTTATCTGTATTTACCTTCAATTTGTCATATGAATTATTACATTGGTCTGTTTGTACACaagacatctattgcatgtctgtctgtcctgggaGAGGGATGCTTCCTTAGGTGATCTTCCTGAGATGTCTTCAATTTTTTCCCGTTGAAGGGCTTTTTTGGGTGGAGTTTTGCCTTATTGGTGGTCCAATGTGCAGGCTGCACAAGTGTGATGGGGACATCTGAAACCTCCTTCACACATGTGCTGAAAATTGACTTTCCACCAAAGAGACATCTTGCATACAGCAGTGACAATTTTGCAATGTACTTTAATAAAatatacactgatatatttgcATTTAGGTACATAGATTGTGAATTTTTCAACAAGGGAGTAGGAgtagatactttttttttaacaagatggAGTTAGATTTTGGGAGGAAAACTATGTCACAATTAATTAGAGCAAcgtatttgtgtgttttaaaacatGTCTGGTCTTATTGTTACTAGCTAATATTAAATaagagttaaaatgaaaatggaggGTGTTTTTGGTTCGTGACAAGTGAGGGCATTTCTCATAGCTTGACCTGTTAACTGCATTAACTCTAATTAGGCTAACTGTTATCCGCTGCTCGTTAACGGCTGGGATGAAAGGACCAACCGTCCGTTGCTAACGTTACCATAACCTGTTCAACTGGTGAAGAATGACCGTTTAAACGTCTCCGACCAACCTGTCCTCCGAGTCCATACGGCTCAACGGTTCGCCATCCGAGGATGATATCTCCACACTCGGCCGCCTCTTGTCGCCCAGCTCCCCGCCTCCGGCTTTCTCACCATCTTCACAAACTGTTTTGCTCTTCTCGCAGTTTATCCCCGAGCACCGGCTGTCCTCCCCGGGCTCCTCCTTCGCTTCTTTCAACGCGGTGTCGCTGGCTGGTTCGGTGTTACCTTCCCCCGGGCTTGGCTGGGACTCCGGCTTTTGCTCCGGTTCTTCAGGAGCAGCTACCGCCGCcgcctcctccgcctcctccgcCTCCTGGTTCGCCGTTACAGCACCGTCGTCTGTCACCGCCTCGCTCGCGGCCTTGTCTGCCGCCGCAGCGGGCTTCTCCTCGCCGGCCTCCGTGTCCGCCTCTTCCATTTTCGGTTCTACGCTACCGCCTGGTTTCTCTCTTTCCGGTTCGGCGGGGGCCTTTTCTTTCTCCTCGACGCCGCCGTCCTTCGTCTCTGCGGGCGGTACATCGGTGTCAACAGTCAGCGCTGGTGTTTCTTCTGGAGCCGTTGCGGCCATTTCAGCGGCTTACGTGCCGTGGTACACTTTCGGTATTAAAATTCAGCCGTGGCACCGAGACGCTCCTCTGCAGAAGAAGGGCTGGGTCAAATCACTCTagctgctctctgattggtccaCAGGCGGCACGAGGAGGAGAAACTCTGACGTTGGTATTTAAACTTTCCATGTGTTTCCAGCTTCTTTTAAATATGGAAGTCTTTGTTTACTACAGCATCACATTAACAGTGCATTAGCTttagttttattatttaatacaTCTGATATTATGGGTCTTTAACGGTACACTGCGGTGGCTTTACTCGTGATTAATCATTTTCTCATGTTCTCAGTCATAAGCCATTAATATGACAAACTTTTGGGTTACCAGATTGTGAAAAATCTCTTTATCCTCCTCCAGCAGAACCTCTTGTCTTCTGGGAAAGCCTGCCAGgatcaaaatcaaaatcaattaTTAATATCTTATCTACATTTATAACTCCTTGATGGCTCATTAGAAAGTGTTAAATCCACAGGCATGtattaataaacatttatttctgGATAATTGATGTTCAGGAGTCCCACGCTGAAAAGCCAACTGGGTGACTTAAAAAAGACGTAACAGATCGACATcagttttcttgtgctgctttcggATGCCTTTCACAAGTCTATTTAACCTTTGCTGAGCAAAttggtttgatttattttgaaaacatgggaaaaagacaatgagcaaCTTGGCGAGAAATGTCCTGCAAATTGCAAGAAAtcagtagattttaaaaaattatttaaaataaattatatttataattattctACTCACATGTTAAAAAATTGTATCACAGAATTAATATAttcttttaaactttttttatttaattttgtaattCTCTATAATTTTCTTAGACTTTCACTTTTTTACTTTACTactttcttgctaattttgGGGTATTTTATTTCAAGATGCTCATTGCTTTattcccttttttttgttttaaagaaatCAATGTGCAAGCAAGAACCGATGCTTAAGAGTCCCAGACAAATTTAGGTtataaagaaaaggaaacaaaataatttaaaaagtttgaACTCAGTACAGGAGagctaataaaaataaaacaataaatatataaataaatgaataaaataaaataagtcttAAAAAGATACCTCCCCTGTTAAATGACAACAGCCAAAATAATCTTTGTCTGCAGCAAAAAAGTGTCTCCTCCTTTTATTATGATGGAGGGAGCTACATCTCTTATAAACTCATCTTTCGCTTAGACAAATGTTCTTTACAATAAATGGATAAATATGAATGGTTAGTTGATGACTGGTGTCTGAAGAACAAAGTGATTTAAACTATTTGCAAATTGAgtccttttcagatgttttttgaatAATAATGTAGATGTTGATTATAGTGATAGAAGTAGGTTGTTCCAAAGAGATGGTCCTCTATATTTTAATCAATATTGATTTAGTGAAGTCTGACGAATTAATCCAGTTGTTAACTTAACTGGAAAAAGGTTGGATTTATTGTATAGCATATTGAAACATTGGAGGAGCTTGACAAAGGATAAGCTGTGGTCATTTTTCAATGACAAATATAAACTGGAGCCATCCAACTTGGGCTCTGTGAGTTTAAACTCTGGTAAAGATGAGGTCTCTACTGCCATAACTGCTGTGGAAAAAGACACTGCAACATTAATACCACAAGAGGGAGCCATCGTTCTATATTTAAACTGGCTGTCGGTAACACTGAAGACCTTAGGTCAGAAAGACTATATTAAGTCATGCCACGTTCACCTCTGTACCCAAAAATTGAAATGAATCATATGGCAAAATTCTAAATGTTTTAGATTTTCTAGGATATACTTTTCAATATTGAGTCCAAATTCAGTCAGTCCTGAGGTATGTTAGAATAATATTTTGCTGAATCCAAGTCCAAAGTTCATATGTTGCAGGACAAAGCTAAACTTGAGCTGATGAACAAGTTAAGTTTACAAGGCTTTACTCTCAGCTTGTCCACAACAGCTGGCTACAGGagtggtaaaaaacaaaacccaaaacataaCCACTTATTAAGAACagcaacatttatttaacatgatataaaacagatggAATATGAACATTTGCAAATCAAATCTAGTATGTAACCATATGTTGGATACATCCTTCCATCCTGCTGCACCatgtacattatatacacagtaaacctctgataattacactttgtacacacacacacacacacacagacaaaaaaatccTGGATCCATTaacgttttatttttattgctttttacaTGTGctaatctttttgtttttatatatactttTAATTCCAAGACTTCAAACCAACACGTCATAAAATAGAACCAAACTCTGATTTAATTTTCCTTCTCTCAGTTTAAATATATCTCtcagcattaaaaaaagacagtatAGAGTGACTTAAACATTCACATATGTGTCGGCAACAATGCGACTGGGACTGCAGAGGATCCCGTTTTTAAATAATTACAACCCAGAAATTACAAATAATCTTTGTCTGCAGCAATATAGTGGCTCCTCCTTTTATTATGATGGAGGGATCTATGTCTCTTACAAACTCGTCTTTCACTTGGACAAATGTTCTTTACAATAAATGGATAAATATGAATGGTTAATTGATGACTGGTGTCTGAAAAACAAACTGGGTGACTTATAAAAGACTCAAGCAAGCTAAAATtatgagaaaatatgtttttaacgtTGTAGGAGAAGTGGTGAAACGTACGGAAAATGTCGTCACAGGCCCTTAGGCTCACAACAGAGCTCAGTCTATTAGcctcatatatatatacacacacacacagacgttgGCCCATACTGAAACAAGAACCTAATAAAACCAtataaattaagaaaataaccTTAAAAGCCttgtaaaaactgaaaatggaaCTGCAACAATAACAGTATCAAAGCTGTGTTATGTGGCGCCCCGAAGAGGGGAACTAACAGAGAAATGTCACAGAGAAACTTTTGTTTGTGGCATAAGAGCTTAAGACGTCACAGTGAGCATACAGAAGTCAGAGGATAACACCCCAGAGTACGGAGTAGGCAGTTTCACTCTCTGTAGGCCGTGGCCTTGTGCTCATGTCCTCGGGGAAGTCTTCTGGGGCATCTTTACACCTCCACTGCTGTTTCCTTCATGTGTAGGTTTTCACTGAGGCCAGGGCCTGTGCtgcagggagaggaggagagcatTTATTACGGGGGCAAAGGTCAATTATGCTGCAAAAATTATACTATACAATCAATATCTAACATTTCCCCAAGACTCAAAGCTCTACTACACACTTAGTGGCCACCTGAATAGACGAATGAAATCCAATACAACTGACATAAAACTATATTTATGATGCcaataatgttcagtttttgttgacactgtcagatgtgttttatgttttagcACTGAGCTCAcaatataatacagacaagtACAACGCCTCCTTCAAAGTGACTGTCAAAGGTACAGTTAGTtaactttaatgaaaataagtttGCGTCATATTTGCTGAATTCAGAAGCACGAGTCagacagtctgtgaaaaaaaatcctgtcccTCCTcttcagagccgaggagtctatAAGGCCCCGTTTGTACCGAGCAGtgcggtacagttcagttttccactgtgaaaagttgtggatggtaccaatggaactgttctgtactgtctccatttttggtcccccctctgttggggtacccagcacacagatctggtactaaaaggtggagctgtgaacactgcagtctgttgattggtcaatagaggacagtcactctgctcagtgctgagttgtggctggttttgaggctcatgtcaccactgttcatactgtggagagttttattagagtgtaactataaaatgaaaggctgttttgctgcctctcgcagcagctggagctggagaaaaattaattcactgggccgaatcccggcgacttttaaggtggaacgtttacttgtaatgttactcaatgtatgagttgacgacgtgaattgatcaacacaccttaaatttcaatatgacaactttgaccatcattTTAGTtgttatatgacatacacttttagtaatgagtggatctttaagcgtttacatgtattaattttgacctggttatgtgaactgcatatattctaatcctcactcggagaaaaaaaaagcgttgTAGAGCGTCATTCCTGTGAgctacggcaacactaaaccccagAGCTTGCCtcagaaggactaaatgcacaaacctgctatttttaaatatcccatggagagagactctcactgcagcctgttttatttttttctgaaaatatcagcttgcagcctcgttctgtggacgataaacgaggtgcaaacttccatctgtgtcactgataatgagaaaatacagtgagtgataaaagccccgcccacatttaagggtactgtttgcagtggaaacgctagggtctaggtaccatgtgtgaagggttacttttggttccaaaggcaccatactgaaagtgtttggtggaaacggggctcaATACATAGGGCTGGGTATCCAACATGGTTATGGGGTcacaaatgttctcattttagagctaaacagtacactgaaatatgtttctgaaaacaaatgaggtgagaaatagtcaatgcagtaacagaatcttgattcatatttgatcgatgctgcctagtttgacccGCAGTTCATGAGCTGTGACTGACACAATTGACAGCAGCATtcgagactcctcagctctgattggctgtttcaTTCACATGCAGTGATGCTATGAGAAAATACAGTAGGCAGAGTAATATGAATTTTTACAGATCAACTGTCTCATACTTCTGTGTggatacagtgacagtttcagcaaatgtgaTAAAAAGTTATCTTTTTAAAAGTCACCAACTGC is part of the Epinephelus lanceolatus isolate andai-2023 chromosome 5, ASM4190304v1, whole genome shotgun sequence genome and encodes:
- the LOC117262507 gene encoding zinc finger protein AEBP2-like; protein product: MAATAPEETPALTVDTDVPPAETKDGGVEEKEKAPAEPEREKPGGSVEPKMEEADTEAGEEKPAAAADKAASEAVTDDGAVTANQEAEEAEEAAAVAAPEEPEQKPESQPSPGEGNTEPASDTALKEAKEEPGEDSRCSGINCEKSKTVCEDGEKAGGGELGDKRRPSVEISSSDGEPLSRMDSEDSISSTLMEMESMGSSGRSTPAMMNGQGSSSSSGTKTVAYPCCWDLCPQYFNSSPDLAEHIRGIHVDGQRGGVFVCLWKGCKVYNTPSTSQSWLQRHMLTHSGDKPFKCVVGGCNASFASQGGLARHVPSHFSQQSSSKMSSQAKLKEESPSKAGLNKRKKLRNKRRCSLPRPHDFFDAQTMDAIRHRAICLNLATHIESVGNGHSVVFHSTVLARRKEGSGKVKVLLHWTPEDILPDVWVNETERSQLKTKVVHLSQLPQDTAMLLDPNIYRALPQKRLKRSL